The DNA segment TGTGACCCAGGAGGGACCCCCTCGTCCCGCTGCCCTGCCCGCTCCGCCCGGCCCCTCAGCTGTATATACTATTTATTTAAGGGTTGGGATATAACACAGAGGATCCCTAgaccctgcccacccacccccgaCTTTCCCCTGGGGCTCCCCGCCCTCTGCATGCCTCGGGCCGAGCCCCCTCCCCCGCGGTGCCTTCGCCCCTCTGGGCTGCCAATAAACTGTTATAGCCACAGGAGTGTGCGCGCCTGGGGAGCCAGGGTCCGGGCAGAATGCCTCAACCACTGGGATTGAATGAATGGAGGGATGGGTGCTAAATCTGAGGGGTGGGGTGATGGGCGCCCGCGCCACGCCCCCGCCGCTGCGGCGAGTACCTTCCGCCCGGCGAGGTGGAGCTCACGCCTGCGCAGTGAGGACGGCGGCGCGGACGCGGCGGTGCATTGTGGGAGCCCCGCGCGGCAGCTTGGTGGTGGTTGCCGCGGGCCGCGCCACGCGCTTAAACCTGGGGCCAGGCGAGAGCGACCGCAGGGACTGTACGCCCGCAGTTAGCCCAAGACTCGGGGCTGAGAGGAAGCGCTAGAGCCCAGAGTTCTCCCTGGAGTTCGCTCCGCGCCGCCTGGAGAACGGATCTGCCCGGCCCGGCGACCGCCGCTCCCGCCCACCGCCCTGGAGCCGCTGAAGGACGTCCACCTGGGCCTGGCCCCGCCCGGCCGCGGTGGCGGCCGCGCTCGCCTGGCCCTCCTCTCGGGCCATTACATTTACTATCATTACGGCTGCGACGGCGTGGACGACCGGGGCTGGGGCTGCGGCTACCGCACTCTGCAAACGCTGTGCTCGTGGCCAGAGGGCCGGCCGGCGGGCGTACCCGAACTGGCTGCAGTGCAGGCGGCCCTGGAGGACATGGGCGACAAGCCCCCCGGGTTCCGGGGCTCTCGGAGCTGGATCGGCTGTGTAGAGGCCAGCCTCTGCCTTGACCACTTCGGGGGTCCCCAAGGGCGCCTATGTCACGTGCCCCGTGGAGCAGGGCTTCAGGGGGAACTGGAGGGGCTCTATTCCCACTTCGCAGGGGGCGGGGGACCTGTAATGGTTGGAGGGGATGCGGATGCCCGGTCAAAGGCCTTGCTGGGAGTGTGCCTGGGGCCAGGCACGGAAGCCTACGTCCTGGTATTGGACCCTCACTGCTGGGGTGCCCCGAAAAACCCCAGTGAACTACAGGCTGCTGGCTGGGTGGGCTGGCGAGAGGTGAGCACAGCCTTTGACCCCAACTCCTTCTACAACCTGTGCTTGACCAGCTGTAACTCAAAAAAGCAGCTGCCCACCCTGGACTGAGGCTTCTCTAGCGCCATACCCGTTGATCTAACCCATCTCAAAGGCAGAGGCTGCCTGATGTCAGACCCTCAGGAAGCCCCAGCAGAGCCTGGGATCTTTGGTGTCAATAAAGTGGCAAGGCCCAGCCAACCATGGCCCCAGCTAATTTTTGGGAGCATCTGGGGaagtatattacatatatacattaagcCAGGAGTCACCACGCAAGTGTTTTTATTGGCAGTAGGGCTGAACGTACAAAAACTTCTCAGAGCTGGATGGGACGAGGCAGTCACAAGTATAGATGATGACCAGGAGTGAGGAAACGTGTATGACTCAAAAGAAATCCACATCATCTGGAGCATCCAGGTCACGGTATTCCACAATGGCCCGTGGGTCTCCACGGACCATCCTGTGAGATTAGAAAGAGGTAAGAGGGGGTGAGATTTGAGGGTCCCTGAAACGGAGTTTGAAGAGGGCCAAGAAAACTTAGACATCTTAGCCCAGTCTCACCTGTTCCGGGGTTTCCCAGGATAACCTCCCTGGCCTCGGAAGGCATCATAGTTCCCTCGGCCAGCACCATAGGGAGCATGGGGATATGGAGGCCCTCCTGTGGGCACTGCAGGGCGAACAGCACCAGCTATGAAAAAGATCAGTGTTGAGTTGAAAAACTGTGACCTCAACTACATCCTAGCTAAGTTTTCTTTCTCCCAGCCCCAGTCCAGGTCCTTTCAACTCCCTCTTACACTTACCTCCATAGCCCAAGATGGGGGGCCGGGGCTGACCATAGGGCATCAGGCCCTGGGGAGTCTGGTGTGGGTAGGGGAGTCCCGGGGTCAGACCTGGGGGGAGTACAATACAGACAGGGACATGAATtactgcggggggggggggggggccgggcAGTGGCGGGAGATGGACAGCTGGCTTTTTAGTAATATGGCCTGCGAGTGAGGTAGAAACTTCACAGGATACAACAAGTTAAAGAGAACCAggaggggcttccgtggtggtgcagtggctaagaatccgcctgccaatgcaggggacacgggtttgagccctggtcctggaagatcccacatgcctcggagcaactaagcccgtgcgccacaactactgagtctgcgctctacagagctcgcaagccacaactactgaagcccacgtgcctagagcccatgctccacaacaaaagaagccactgcaatgaatgagaagcccacgcaccgcaacaaagagtagtccccgctcgccgcaactagagaaagcccgcgcacagcgacgaagacccaacgcagccaaaaataaataaataaataaaaccaggagTCTTTGAACAGTCAAGGGAGAGGGAATGGGGCAGACCCTCATGGATCGTATCTTACTCTGGGCAGGGCCAGGTGGCTGAGCTGGCTTTATCTCAGGCAGAGCTGGTCGCTTGGCATCAGTgagaaagttgttaaaaaatgcaACCTCCTTCTTTACTTCCTCAATTTTCTCTGCATGCTTGTTGAAGATATGTTTGCGTACAAACTCAGGGCCCTGGGTGAATAGAGGAGGGGGTGAGAACTGAGTCAGCAATGAGGGTTCCCTAGCTCCCCAGACCCAACCTGCAAGGACACTCCACCTCCCCTCTGTCTCATCCCAATGAGCAGTTCCTCCCCAGGCGCTGAGGAGGCTTCCCGGCTGAACCCTCTCCTCCCACAGTCCTAACACACAAATGTCTAACATCCCAGACCTTGAATTTCTTGCCACTGAGAGGGCACAGCCACTTATCCTTGCCCAGTTCCTGGGTGTTGGAGGTCACAAACTTTTCCACTTCCTGCTCAGGGTCTTTGCGACCCATCTTCTGGGCCTCTTCCTCTGAAAGAGATTCCCGCACACTCAGCAGCGGAGTCAGCTTCTCCTCAAATGTCTTCTGCCATTCTAGCACTGTGGTTTTGGAACAGACGGAGAGCAGGTTGGAGAAGGGAGCCCGGAGGCGGGGATCAGAGGAGAGGGTGGCAGAGCATTGCTACCAGAGCAGAACTAAGGCCAGAGGCAGCTGGGAGAGAGGGAAACCAGGAGTGGGAAAGCTGGGAGGTCACCTTCTCCGTGACTGATGCGGTTGGGCGGCATGGGCCCCCGAACATGGATGATGCCACAGCGGTTGGGCATCTCATCCTCATTGGGGTACTCGCACGTGTTATAATAATCCAGGGAATGCACGATGCGCAAATAAAGGAGGAGTTTGTCcaaaacctaagagaaatgaGAAGCTGAGAGTTCCCCATACACTTGCCCCTTTACCGCCCCGAGCCAGGCTCTCCCACGCCCCACACACCCTGCACCCACTGGCACCTTGATCAGCTTCTCATCCCGCTCCACGTTGATCTCTGCAGGGTTCCCTTCCTTAGGAGGCTCCTCAGGAGGGGCCCCCCCACTGCTCCCCAGCAGCTCCTCCTCCTCAGCGCTCACTTCCTCAATCAGGTAGTCAGTGATATTCTTCAAGATGGGGTTCTGCGAGGGCAGACTCTGGTAGGGTGAGAGAGGTAGAGCAGACAAAACTCCTCAGGGTAGCCTAGGAACCTTCTCATTTGAAAAGGCAATGTGGGgcagaaaggagttcagggctcGGCTGGGCTGTTACATTTGCCTCATTATTTGTCTTAATTTGTGTACGTGTTCTGCCCTAGCCGATAAGTAATCACTAATACCAATCTGTTTTGATGGAAGCTGGAGATGCTGCTCAGGAGGAGAGGGGCAAATACGGGGGTGGGTACAAGGGGGTCAGTGCTACAGACCAGGTAAGGCCAGAGGCGCCCACAGCAGATGAGGGGGAACCAGCGGCTTTTTAACAAGTTCCACGAGGAGTCACTAACCGCTGGCAGAGGCGGCGTCCCAGGCTCAGAGGCCCAGAGCTGGGTCCTGTCATCCAGCGTGTGGATCAGCTTGGCCGCCAGCTTGATGTCGTTGCGCACTATCTGCTTGTGCTGGGTGATGCCGTTGATGTTGCGGACACGACGGGTCAGGTCTCTGTTCACACCAGGGCTCAGCTCACACTCCCGGAGCTGGAGGGAACAGAAGGCTCACCAACACTTGCCAAGGAAGAGCCACTCAAAGACTGGCCCGACCGAGCACGCTAGCGATCAGACTGAGCTCCCTAAGGACAGGGACCGGGGTATCTTGTTCACAGGAACAGTCTCAGAGCCAAACCGAGAGACAACTGCATACAATTCACGTGAGCAGACTAAATGGATGAAATAAGGAGCAGATGGATGAAGCCTCAATGAACGAAGGGATCAGAGACTGTGTGGAGCAGGGGGAGCCCCGCCTTCTCTCCCTCAACAGCCCCACTCCCAGACTCACTCGGATATTCTGCAGGTTCCAACAGATCTCTTTAATGTTAACGCTGCGGTCAAAGGTCACCCAGCCACGACGGAAAAACCTAAACAAGAAAATGTCAGCATAATCCTGGGATGGACGTGATGTTGGCCACCAATCTCCCCTGCACCTTTCCCCCGAGGTATCCAGGGTCACACCTCCCTCCAGTCCTTACCTCCTCTCGGGCTGGGGCTCCGATAACGCCACGCGCATGAAGCCGGGGTATCTTTTACAAAGCTGGAAAAGCAGAAACAGAAGCCCCACTTGTGATTCAAGGATTCACTTCTTCCTCCAATCCCCATGTCCTCAGAACCCTGGGGAACTGCCTTTTCATCCTTCCTTGGACTAGGAAGAAACAATTAAGGGCTTAAGAATAACAGCACTTGAAAGCAAACCATGCAACCAGGGCCAGCCTCTCTGAAGGGCGTGGGCCCATGGGAAGGGGGCCTCCCCATCAGAGAAACAGAGATGTAGGTCAGAAGCAGTGCCAGGTTATCTTCTCGCTGTCGCCCCCACCCGAAGGAATGGAGCCTGGGTGTCACCCCTGCCCCCAGTACCATTCTTCCCACTCACAGAAATGATCTCAGCCCGGGAGATGTTGGGCGCGATGTTGCGCATGAAGAGAGAACAAGTCTTATGCAGCGGTCGGGGTTTACATTCCAGCCCAGGAGCGTCCTTaggcttctccctctcttcttccttgggCTTCTCCTTTTCCTTGAGTGCTTCCTCTATGCAGGAAGTGGTGGGAGTTGGTGAAAATTTATTGTCAATCGAGGAGGGGAGGATAGAGAAGCTGTCAAACCTCCCCGCATCAGTCCCTCCCAAAAGGCCACCCTCCCATCAATTTCACAAACCTCTCACCTCCCCCCGCCACACCGGTCAGTATGAAGAGACTGGACtagaaacaaagagaataaaacctaccagcctcctccttctcctcctcggCCTGGCCACTCTCCGACTCCGACTCCGACTCGGACACACTGCCTTCGTCAAAGCTGTCATCACCACTATGCTTCCTATTCCGCTTCTTGCTGCTCTGTAAGAGCCACAGCAAGGGGAGATGAGTCAGGTACCAGGACCCAGCCCTGACACCGACCCTGCGCAAAGGAGAGCCTACCTTTTTGGCTTCTTTCTCAgagtcttctttcttctcttccttgtcCCCATCACCCTCGGATTTCTTGGTTTTGTCATCACTAGAACTGTCGTTTTCGGCCTACAGGTAGAGACAAATCACCAGGGATGCTGGTCTCCCCTTCAGCCTTTGTCAGAGGGCCCCGCCCACCCTCCACAGCTGAGCCCACAAGTTCGCCTCTCCCCCACCGGAGACACGACCCCTGAGGCAGCCCCATTCTCCTGCCCAGGCGGCACAGGCAGCACCCAGAAGCCCCGGCACTCAGACCTGTTTGCCATCCTCTTTCTTGTCATCCTTCTCATTGGTCTTGCGTTCTCCATCGCCCGGGCCTGGTCCAACCCGGCCTTCCTCTTTCTTGCTGGGCTCCCCAGGCTTCCCTGcctgttcctcctcctcctcctgctccagGATGCGTAGGTCATTCTCTGTACCTCCTTCCATCTTAATCACAGCTACCAACAAAGGGAGCAGAGGTCACCATCCAAGGGCCCTGGCCTTCAGCCTCTGGCTCTCTGTCCATCTATTTCCATTTTCAACCAAGACCTTGGTGACCAGACAATCCCACCCCTCCCAATCCACCCACCTGCATCCAGCATCTTGACAATGGCATCAGCTTTGTCTATGTCCAGCAGAAGATTATCAAACCAGCCGCTCTCCATGAGGGACAGGAATACCCTCAGTCGGTTTTGCAGGGCCCCCCGGGCCTCCTGCCGACGCTTCCCCACCTCATCTGGGTGGTACTTAGACCGAAACctgggaaggaagtggggagggaagaggccaAACAGTCACTGGAGGCCAGAgccaggacatggggaggggcccaggaaaATCAGGGGAAAGCCCCCATCCTCTCAAACCCACAAAAGAtcataaaagcagagatgagGGGAGAGGGTTGCACTAGAACCACCCAATCCCCCCAAAAGGAACCAGAGGTTATGCTCTGAGAAGATCTAGGGAAGAGCCAGGAACTAAGAGCTCTGGATCTGGAAAGAGCATGACTACAGGGGGAGCCAGGGCTGGAGGCAGACTGACTGCCCTGAGTATCTGGGAAACacgaattttaaaaagtgtagttTCCCAAAGCTTCCCAGAGGAACTCTAAGGAAATAGTAGGCCCCAAAGAACCTCCCTCTCCTTGCCAACCCCAAACTAGAGTCATTAAAAGGATTGCTCCCACCAGCTCCCTCCATCCCTTGGTGGAAGACAGGGAAACCTGAAATCACCAGAAAGGAAAAGCCAAAAAAGGCAGGATACCTTTCTCCCCCCTTGGGAAGATAAGCAGATGGTGAAGGGACAGGGAAAGAGcaaagggagaaactgaagtGCCCTTATAACCTCAGGTACTGCCCACAGGGATCGAGAGAGGACAGGGTGGGGCGTTAGGATAGatcatgaaaaaggaaacacttaAATTAGGACCCTGGGCaggggggcaggagtgggggggAGGGACAGAAGAAATCAGGCTAtgcaaaaaagaaaggagaaagtgagagaaagtCCCAGaagtcaaaaacaaaaaggaaaactaaagaccaaacagactagggggaggaaaaaaaacaggagaaagaagCGTTAGGCAGGAGCAAGAACAAGGacggagaaagaaggaaaggttcACGAGAGAGTGAGACAAAGACACAGattaggaagaaagaggagacgGTGACAGAACAGAACCACGAGTTGAGCGTAAGAGGAAAGGAAAGCCGCAGGCGTCACCTCCAGGATCTTTACCTTGGCCGCTTGGTCAAACAGAGCTCAAGATTTAACTAGCCGCGCCCAGGGCCCATGCTGGCTGGTGGGCCACCGGCTGGCTCCTGGCTGGGGCGCCCGGCCCGGATGCCCCACCCCCGCGGGACTCCGCGGAGGCGGCCCTGACTGACTAGCTGCCTGAGCAATCACATTCAGCTAAACCGCTGCATTGTGCACAGCAGTGCCCTGCCTGTCTGCCTGGCCGGGGCAGCGCCGTCAGCCCAGGGGCTCATGTATGGGCTGGGtatggtgggggtggaggtgggtttGCTCCGAGCTCCGTCGATGAGCGGGTGTAGTTCCCAGTTCTGGCTCTTTTCAAGGAGGAGGAGCAGAAAgaggatgaggaggaggaggagcaggaaggGGGGAAAAGATggttgattaaaattaaaacatccacaaaaggaaaaaaattaaaattctttttctgtcaAACGACACTGAGATCTTTGCTTTTCTTGTCTGGATTCACTCGTTGCTTTTGGGAGGATGCCATGGCCAAACAGGGTCCCGGCGATCAGGGATGACAGTGACCCAGTATCAGCGAGTGGGAAGCAGTCTGCTGCCCCAAGGGAACAGGTGGCTCTGGCCAGCTGCCTGGAGGCGTCTCACTCACTGAGGACAGTGGGGAAGGGAGATGGCGTGGGGGCCGTGGTGGACGTGGAAGTGAGGAGGAGAACCCATCAGCCAGTGCTGTGACgcttcccatcccccacccccaggaagtTCTGGATTggggaaaatgggaagaggacaGGGCTGCAGGCTCCGCTGGCGGGGCCAGGGGAAACATGCCAGGGAAAAGAcagcaggagaggaggggcaCTCACCACTCCTCATCTttatgagccaggaagaaatccTGCATCTGCTGCCTCCGGAAATCCAGCTTGTAGTCGTTATAGCGCTTAACTGCCTCTGTCTCATCCACAGAGTCATCCAAAGACAGGAGAAACTCCTTGAAGGTCTTCATCACAGGTGGCGGCACACCCAAGTCGATCTCTGCTATGCTGCCCAGCCTGAGGGGGGGCCCGGTCAGGAAGTCTTGGTTgtgggggaagagggtggggggaTGGCGGGCCGAGGTAGCCAGCTGCCCCCTTCCTTCGCCCACCAGGAACATGACCCCAGGCGCCAGCTGCGGCCACCCCCACGGGCACGCCAGTGTGCCTGACCCACTTCTCCTGGCTCCAGCCGTGGTCTTCAGCAGCCCCAATCCATCCCCCAGGCCTACCGACTCCCTTCTCCCAAGAACCCCAGAACCGCAGGTCTTTACCTGGCCTGGATAGGCAGAACATGGTGCTGCATGATGTGGACGTCTGGATGAACCCAGGGCTGAGGGGGGCCATAAGCTgggcccccaccccccccagcaTAGGGCATCTCATAGCCACTGTGGTATGGGTCAGAGCTGTGCTCATCCCTGAGGGTGGGGGACacaaaagtcagacagagaaggccaTCATGTCTCCTGAGCGCAAAGGCAgatgggacagagggaggggcacACCTGCCATGTGGTCTCTCACCCAAGGGTTTAGAGGAACCAAAAAAGATGGGTTTATGGGAACTTTGAGAAAAGGAAATGACCAAGAAAGTTCTCAGCAGAAGTGAGGGAAGACAGCTGAGGCCCAGGTAGAACCGAGGCtgagaagagaagacagagaaaccgTGGCCATCTCACCAGTCTCGCCTCATGCGCTTCTGCGGGGGGCTGAGCTCGTGTCGGGGAGGAGAGAAGCGCTCTCGCCGATTCCTGTCATAGTCGCGATATTCACCCCGACTGCGGCGCTCCCGGCCACGGTCCCACTCTCTGGAGATAAGAACAAGTAGCAGTAAGTAAGACACAGTTGGATATCCCAAGATCACACTCTTGGACAGGCCCTTCCCATCATATTTGAGACACGAGACTAAAAgcctgaaattataaaacttcccTCTAAGAGGACAAAACTCTTGTCTACTTCCATCACTTCAGCCATTTCCCACAAACTGATGGCCTGCCAACTCCTCCAGCCTGGCCTTTTTCCTGAGCTTCAGACCAACATCAACAACCCCTCCTAGACGGCCACTATCACCTCAAAATCAACATGTCAGAATCGAGCCTATTATTTCTATCACTATGGGCCCAAACTTGCTTCCCCTCTCCTGTTTCCCACTCTCAGTTGCACCAACATTATCGCCAGGTATCCAGTTATCAAGTGTCACCCTCACCACTAATTTGTTACTGGCTTGTTAATCCTCTGCCTCAAatgaaagctgtccttttccgtGCCATCCCCACAAACTCTGCCCTAGTCCACGTGCCCTGGTCCTGGCCATTTCTCCTTTAAGTGCAGCCTTGGTTTGTCTTCCCTACCTCTggtctctccctttcctccactcCAAGGTCAAAGTGATCTTTCTCAAACACAAATCCAATCATGCCATGCCCTTGCTTAAATGCCAGTACAAAATACTATTCAAAACCttccctggcttccctggtggcacagtggttaagaatatgcctgccaatgcaggggacaggggtttgagccctggtccaggaagatcccacatgccatggagcaactaaggccatgtctcacaactactgagcctgtgttctagagcccacgagccacaactactgaagcccgtgtgcctagagaccgtgctccgcaacaagagaagccaccgcaatgagaagcctgcgcaacgcaatgaagagtagcccccgctcgccacaactagagaagcccacatgtagcaacaaagacccaacgcagccaaaaataa comes from the Delphinus delphis chromosome 15, mDelDel1.2, whole genome shotgun sequence genome and includes:
- the UFSP1 gene encoding ufm1-specific protease 1: MGDKPPGFRGSRSWIGCVEASLCLDHFGGPQGRLCHVPRGAGLQGELEGLYSHFAGGGGPVMVGGDADARSKALLGVCLGPGTEAYVLVLDPHCWGAPKNPSELQAAGWVGWREVSTAFDPNSFYNLCLTSCNSKKQLPTLD
- the SRRT gene encoding serrate RNA effector molecule homolog isoform X1 produces the protein MGDSDDEYDRRRRDKFRRERSDYDRSRERDERRRGDDWNDREWDRGRERRSRGEYRDYDRNRRERFSPPRHELSPPQKRMRRDWDEHSSDPYHSGYEMPYAGGGGGPAYGPPQPWVHPDVHIMQHHVLPIQARLGSIAEIDLGVPPPVMKTFKEFLLSLDDSVDETEAVKRYNDYKLDFRRQQMQDFFLAHKDEEWFRSKYHPDEVGKRRQEARGALQNRLRVFLSLMESGWFDNLLLDIDKADAIVKMLDAAVIKMEGGTENDLRILEQEEEEEQAGKPGEPSKKEEGRVGPGPGDGERKTNEKDDKKEDGKQAENDSSSDDKTKKSEGDGDKEEKKEDSEKEAKKSSKKRNRKHSGDDSFDEGSVSESESESESGQAEEEKEEAEEALKEKEKPKEEEREKPKDAPGLECKPRPLHKTCSLFMRNIAPNISRAEIISLCKRYPGFMRVALSEPQPERRFFRRGWVTFDRSVNIKEICWNLQNIRLRECELSPGVNRDLTRRVRNINGITQHKQIVRNDIKLAAKLIHTLDDRTQLWASEPGTPPLPASLPSQNPILKNITDYLIEEVSAEEEELLGSSGGAPPEEPPKEGNPAEINVERDEKLIKVLDKLLLYLRIVHSLDYYNTCEYPNEDEMPNRCGIIHVRGPMPPNRISHGEVLEWQKTFEEKLTPLLSVRESLSEEEAQKMGRKDPEQEVEKFVTSNTQELGKDKWLCPLSGKKFKGPEFVRKHIFNKHAEKIEEVKKEVAFFNNFLTDAKRPALPEIKPAQPPGPAQILPPGLTPGLPYPHQTPQGLMPYGQPRPPILGYGAGAVRPAVPTGGPPYPHAPYGAGRGNYDAFRGQGGYPGKPRNRMVRGDPRAIVEYRDLDAPDDVDFF
- the SRRT gene encoding serrate RNA effector molecule homolog isoform X2, encoding MGDSDDEYDRRRRDKFRRERSDYDRSRERDERRRGDDWNDREWDRGRERRSRGEYRDYDRNRRERFSPPRHELSPPQKRMRRDWDEHSSDPYHSGYEMPYAGGGGGPAYGPPQPWVHPDVHIMQHHVLPIQARLGSIAEIDLGVPPPVMKTFKEFLLSLDDSVDETEAVKRYNDYKLDFRRQQMQDFFLAHKDEEWFRSKYHPDEVGKRRQEARGALQNRLRVFLSLMESGWFDNLLLDIDKADAIVKMLDAAVIKMEGGTENDLRILEQEEEEEQAGKPGEPSKKEEGRVGPGPGDGERKTNEKDDKKEDGKQAENDSSSDDKTKKSEGDGDKEEKKEDSEKEAKKSSKKRNRKHSGDDSFDEGSVSESESESESGQAEEEKEEAEEALKEKEKPKEEEREKPKDAPGLECKPRPLHKTCSLFMRNIAPNISRAEIISLCKRYPGFMRVALSEPQPERRFFRRGWVTFDRSVNIKEICWNLQNIRLRECELSPGVNRDLTRRVRNINGITQHKQIVRNDIKLAAKLIHTLDDRTQLWASEPGTPPLPASLPSQNPILKNITDYLIEEVSAEEEELLGSSGGAPPEEPPKEGNPAEINVERDEKLIKVLDKLLLYLRIVHSLDYYNTCEYPNEDEMPNRCGIIHVRGPMPPNRISHGEVLEWQKTFEEKLTPLLSVRESLSEEEAQKMGRKDPEQEVEKFVTSNTQELGKDKWLCPLSGKKFKGPEFVRKHIFNKHAEKIEEVKKEVAFFNNFLTDAKRPALPEIKPAQPPGPAQSLTPGLPYPHQTPQGLMPYGQPRPPILGYGAGAVRPAVPTGGPPYPHAPYGAGRGNYDAFRGQGGYPGKPRNRMVRGDPRAIVEYRDLDAPDDVDFF
- the SRRT gene encoding serrate RNA effector molecule homolog isoform X3, giving the protein MRRDWDEHSSDPYHSGYEMPYAGGGGGPAYGPPQPWVHPDVHIMQHHVLPIQARLGSIAEIDLGVPPPVMKTFKEFLLSLDDSVDETEAVKRYNDYKLDFRRQQMQDFFLAHKDEEWFRSKYHPDEVGKRRQEARGALQNRLRVFLSLMESGWFDNLLLDIDKADAIVKMLDAAVIKMEGGTENDLRILEQEEEEEQAGKPGEPSKKEEGRVGPGPGDGERKTNEKDDKKEDGKQAENDSSSDDKTKKSEGDGDKEEKKEDSEKEAKKSSKKRNRKHSGDDSFDEGSVSESESESESGQAEEEKEEAEEALKEKEKPKEEEREKPKDAPGLECKPRPLHKTCSLFMRNIAPNISRAEIISLCKRYPGFMRVALSEPQPERRFFRRGWVTFDRSVNIKEICWNLQNIRLRECELSPGVNRDLTRRVRNINGITQHKQIVRNDIKLAAKLIHTLDDRTQLWASEPGTPPLPASLPSQNPILKNITDYLIEEVSAEEEELLGSSGGAPPEEPPKEGNPAEINVERDEKLIKVLDKLLLYLRIVHSLDYYNTCEYPNEDEMPNRCGIIHVRGPMPPNRISHGEVLEWQKTFEEKLTPLLSVRESLSEEEAQKMGRKDPEQEVEKFVTSNTQELGKDKWLCPLSGKKFKGPEFVRKHIFNKHAEKIEEVKKEVAFFNNFLTDAKRPALPEIKPAQPPGPAQILPPGLTPGLPYPHQTPQGLMPYGQPRPPILGYGAGAVRPAVPTGGPPYPHAPYGAGRGNYDAFRGQGGYPGKPRNRMVRGDPRAIVEYRDLDAPDDVDFF